In the genome of Blastopirellula retiformator, the window TCCGCGAAAAGCCAGCAGTGCAGGCGCCGGCCAACGAGATCGGAACCGGCGTCATCAAACCGAGCGTCGCCAAAGCTAACGTCGTACAGCCGGTGAAGTACAACGCACCGACCGTCGCCGCGTATCCTGAAGAAACCGTCATCGAAGTCGCGCCGACCGAGCTCGAAACTTCGGCGGTTGATATATCGTACGCCGCGTCGCCGGTCGACTATACGTCTGGCCATGGCGAGGCCTACTTCGACCGGACCTCACGTCGCAGCGATCAGTACTATCACGGTTGCGAGCAGTACTACAGCTTCTGGTCCAATCACTGTATGCCGGCCGTCTGGTGCTGCCCCGGCAACATGCGACAGCATTTCCCGTACGAAGCCTCGCCCCACTTCTACTATTACTTCCGTCCGTACAACGCCGCGATGATCGCGCCGCAGCAGGTGGTCGCCGAGCAGTGGGTCGCCAACCCGCGCTTGCCATACTCGAACGACGTATTTGAAGAAGTCTACCGCGACTTCGACGCGAAGTTCGCCCCGCCGGCCGAATTGATCACGCCGTAGCGGCGCCGCGAGATTCGCACATGCCGTTCGTACCGAAAAGCCCCGCCGCCAATAGCGGGGCTTTTTGATGCGCCTCGCTCGAAAATGGCGATCCCGATACAATCTAGGCAATGCGGCACGGCTTTGCCGCACTTGCGCAAACGCTGGTAGGAATGCGATGGAGAGCAGACGAATACTGGGAATTGACCCCGGGCTGAACATCACCGGTTACGCCGTGGTCGAAGCGAAAAACCGCCAGGTGAAAATCATTGAGGCGGGCGTCGTGCGAGGCAAAGCGCGCGGTTCTTTGCCAGCCCGCGTGCGCGAAATCTACGATGGCGTGCGGGATGTGATCGAGACGCTCAAGCCCGAGGCGATGGCGATCGAGCAACTGTATTCGCACTACGAACGCCCCAAGACGGCCATCATCATGGGG includes:
- the ruvC gene encoding crossover junction endodeoxyribonuclease RuvC; translation: MESRRILGIDPGLNITGYAVVEAKNRQVKIIEAGVVRGKARGSLPARVREIYDGVRDVIETLKPEAMAIEQLYSHYERPKTAIIMGHARGVLCLAAEQAGLPIHHYSATQIKKLLTGSGRAPKSQMQLSVQRELGLAEIPDPPDVADALAVALCHYYLESSPTQVA